The Fusarium falciforme chromosome 8, complete sequence region CCGTGAGAAGTtcctattttttttttctcatgGCATGATGTTTCACGATGGCCGAGAACGAGAATTGTAATGGCCTTTCTCCGCGCCTTGACTGGTTCTCCGGACCCATATATAAAGACCCTGAGAGCTGGCCACTTTGACGTCGTTGCTTCTGAGATACATTCAGTACATCAACAAGACGCAATTCGTCTTTTATAACATACAGCtatcttcctctcctcctttaGATTCCTCACATCTACCATATACACCATCACAATGGCTCTCACACAAGCTCAGGTCGCCATCGTCAAGTCGACGGCTCCCATCCTCAAGGAGCAcggcaagaccatcaccaccaccttctACCGCAACATGCTCGGCGCCCACCCCGAGCTCAAGAACTACTTCTCGTTGCGCAACCAGCAGACGGGTGCTCAGCAGGCCGCCCTCGCCAACTCTGTCCTCGCCTACGCCACCCACATCGACGACCTCGGCAAGCTGTCTCATGCTGTTGAGCGTATCGCTCAGAAGCACGTCTCGCTCTTCATCAAGCCTGAGCAGTACCAGATTGTCGGCACGCATCTCATCGGTGCCATTGGTGAGGTTCTCGGCTCTGCCCTGACCaccgagatcaaggaggctTGGATCGCCGCCTACGGTCAGCTGGCCGACATCTTTATCAAGCGAGAAGGTGATCTTTATGAGGCTGCTGGAGATTGGAACTCGTGGCGCAAGTTCAAGAttgtcaagaaggaggccgagaacgACGCCGTCACCAGCTTCTACCTCGAGCCCCTCGATGGCAAGTCCCTGCCCAAGTTCCTCCCTGGCCAGTACGTCAGCTTGCAGATTCCCATCCCTGAGCTCGACGGCATCCTCCAGAGCAGACAGTTCAGTCTCAGCGAGGCCCCTGGCAGCAACCATCTCCGCGTGAGCGTCAAGCTCGAGGGTCCCACCGAGGAGCCCTCCATCCAGGACCTGGCCGCTGGCAAGATCGCCGGTCTCGTCTCTAACCGCCTGCACAAGCGCTACAACGTCGGTGACGAGGTCGAGCTGAGCCCTCCCTGCGGAGAATTCTTTGTCAACCCTGACGACACCTCTGCCGCCAAGAAGCCCCTGGTTCTCGTCTCTGCTGGTGTCGGTGCTACTCCCCTCGTCTCCATCTACGATTCCGTCCTCGCCTCCGAGACCGCCTCGCGACCCATCACCTGGATCCACGGCGCCCGCTACTCCGGCTCTACCTGCTTCGTGCCTCACATCCTCGAGACGGCCAAGCAGCACGACAACGTGACGGCCAAGatcttcctcgaggacgCCAAGGACGGCGACGCCTTTGACTTTGAGGGCC contains the following coding sequences:
- a CDS encoding Nitric oxide dioxygenase, producing the protein MALTQAQVAIVKSTAPILKEHGKTITTTFYRNMLGAHPELKNYFSLRNQQTGAQQAALANSVLAYATHIDDLGKLSHAVERIAQKHVSLFIKPEQYQIVGTHLIGAIGEVLGSALTTEIKEAWIAAYGQLADIFIKREGDLYEAAGDWNSWRKFKIVKKEAENDAVTSFYLEPLDGKSLPKFLPGQYVSLQIPIPELDGILQSRQFSLSEAPGSNHLRVSVKLEGPTEEPSIQDLAAGKIAGLVSNRLHKRYNVGDEVELSPPCGEFFVNPDDTSAAKKPLVLVSAGVGATPLVSIYDSVLASETASRPITWIHGARYSGSTCFVPHILETAKQHDNVTAKIFLEDAKDGDAFDFEGQIDLARLEKENLLHLDNQEAEYYICGPEDWMVGVRAWLEEKGVPRERQHLELFKTGDV